In Flavobacterium hankyongi, the genomic window AGTTCTAGGTTGTTCTTCAATTTGCTTTTTTAGTGTTTGGAGAGCAGTTAAATATTTGGTTTCTTTTGTTGTGTCGTATAGATTAAATAATAAACGACCCGCAACAATCATGTCAATATTGTATGAATCAATTTTATAAGTTTCTATTGAACCATCATTTTTAATTAATTTATCAGCATAACTTTTAATATAGTCTTGGTATGTTTTTTTTGGAAATTGTTTATTTAGTTCTTCAAATGATGTTAAAACTAGACCATGAACATAGTCCCATTTTGGTGAAGTTGCATTATCGATCATGTAGGATTCTTTATGTTGTGACATAATCGTTAAGGCCATTCTTTCAGACCATTTCAGTTTTTTTGAAATCATACTGTTTTGAGCATTTAAATGCATTGCAAAACAGCTTATTAAAGTTATGATGATAGATTTTGGGGAGGTATTTTTCATCTTCAGATAGGTAGTAATATTAAATTTTATTTTTAGTATTCAAAAGTGTTAATTTTTCATCTAAGTATTTTTTAAAATCTTCCTTAGAATTAATTCCGTTAACCTCTTGTTCCCATGCTGCAGTAAAGTAAAAATCAACTAGATTAGTTGAAGGTTTGAAGACTAGCAGATGATCTAGTTCTGTTTCAACCTCATTTTCGACTGTATTCATTTCATAAAAAATTGCCATTCCTAATTTGTCAGGAATCAAAGATTGTTGCCCATAAGTAGCAATGTATGCCCATTTTTTATTTTTACTAATTCCTTTTAGAATTTCGGTATTTTTTTGTTTCACTATTCCAGTGCAAATTCCGTTAATTTTCTTTGATGACTGAAAGGAATGTTTAGTATGTCTCTGGTCTTTTTCTATAGTTAATTCTGATCTAAGATCAATTATATCATCTGCTGTTTTCCATCCATGATAATTTATTTTTACAGTTGATGTATTTGTGCTATTTTGAACAGAAGCGATTGTTGAATCAACTACATAAAAGTGTTGTCTTTCTTTATTATAGAATCGATCGATGGATCCTATACCAATCCCTTTGCCAGCTTTTAAAATGTCCTGACCCCAATCACTCATTTGATGATAGGAATCAAAGCCATCTTGACCAACTTGAGGAAGAATGATTTTATTCGTTTTTTTACCAAAAATATCAATAGCATTTCTCCAGTCTAGGTACAATCTGTAACCAATTTTATTGCTTTCCCAGCCAGGTCCTTCATAGCGTATATCAAAAGAATGGTCTGTGTGCTCTTTTGCTAATTTTAGTTTTTCAACATTTTTGAATGTACCACCAATATATTTTCTTCCTTCCCATTTTCCGCCTTCTTTTACAGAAATTTCGGCTAGTGTGGAATTATTACTTGAATTTCTTGAGGTTGTTTTTTGAGATTGACCACAAGAAGTAAAGTAAATAGATAAAAAGAGTAAGCAATTATAATATTTCATGGTATTTTGATGTTTTTAAAAATAAGAGATTTTGATCATAAAGGGCTTAAAAGTTGGATTAAGCCCTTTATTTTCAACTATCTATATAACTTACTCAAACTTATAAATATGCAGGGTTTTGAGGGAAATTTTTATTCTTGTTTAAATCTATAGCTGATTGAGGAATTGGTCTTAAAATTTTAAGTACACCATTAGCTCCATTAAAGTTAGCTGCGTTGATAAGATAATTATGTAGTGATGCTCTTTCAACTAATTTATTGGTACGTTTCAAATCAAACCATCTATGGTATTCTCCAAAAAGTTCTCTAGCTCTTTCATCTAAAACCGTATCTATATCATATGTAGTTAAAGGAGTGGTAATTCCAGCTCTAGCCCTTACAGCGTTTAATCTTTGTAAACCTACCGTTGGGTTAGTATTTAGATAAGCTTCAGCTGCAATTAAATATGTTTCACCTAATCTTGATAGAATGATGTCTCTGGTACTTACTTTTGCATTTGTAGCGTATGGAGCTTTAGGATCATCAAACTTTTTTGTAGGTATAGTTTGATAGTCACTACTTACTACTCCTGCTCCATAAGTTCCCCATTGATGCACTTGAACACCTGGATGTGATGCTATATAGGAAGTAATATCAGCAGGAGTTGCCCATTGTGGAGCATAATAGTGTCTTGTTTTTCCAGTAGGATTGTTACCGTCGAAGTGACCATAATAACGCCATAACACCTCTACCATAAATGTTGCTCTAAAACGTTGATCTTCTTGAGTATAAAGACTAAGTGCAAACTGAGTAGGGAGTAAGTTGTAACTTCTCCAGCCTGCACTAGTTGCTACTTCAGGACCACCTAAATAAGAACTGTACCAATTTGCTTGTTTATGCCCTAATTGTGTTGGGCTTGTACTAGCAGAAGCGGGTGAGTATTGAACTGAAAATAAGGTTTCAGCATTTATAATCTCATTACCAGTAGGTGGTGCCCATAAAGTTGCAAAAGGGATGGTTAGACCTTGACCTGCAATAGCATCATCAGCATAAGAAGCAGCGGTCGCAAAATCAGTAGCTGATCCAAAAGATTCATAAGCTCGAGTTAAATATACTTTTGCTAATAGATGTTGTACCGCTCTTTTGTTTACATGTCCATTGAACGTTCCGGTTCCGACATTATTAAGTGCGTCAGTTAAATCATTGATTATGAGATTGTATACTTCTTGAGCAGAATTTCTGTCAAAGCTAAGTTGAGGGCTGGTAAAATATTCTGTTACAATTCCAACTCCACCAAAGGTTTGTACCAATAAAAAATATGCATTTGCTCTTAAGTATTTCACTTCACCTACTAATTTTGCAACATCACTATTTTGCTCCGTTATTGTTGAGTAGTGTATTGCCATGTTGGCAGTTTGTATTGCTTTGTAACAACTCGCATATAGTTCTTGTATTCCACCATCTGATGAGGGATTTAATTGTGTATATCTAGATAAGCCTTCTGGTTCTGTTCCACGACCAGAACCTACCGCGCAAAGATCGGTACCAGCTTCAAAAACATAGGCGTCGTTTCCATATATTTCTTTTAATTGAGCATAGTTAGCATTCACTAATGCGTTGTAACCACTTGCGGTTCTGTAGTATTCATCTGCATTTACAAAGCTTAAGTTTTCTTCCTCTATAAACTCTGAACAAGAAAATAAAGAAACTAATGATAAACCATATAAAAGTATTTTTTTCATTTTGTAATTTTTTAGAAGTTAAAACTAAATCCTAGTTGGTATGTAATTGAACTAACTCTACCTGTTGTAAATGGTGCAGTAGCCCATTCTGGATCATATCCTTCATATTCTGTAATGACAAAAGGATTTAACACATTGGCATAAATTCTACAATTTTTAATTTTTAGTTTAGAAAGTAAATTAGCATCTAGATTATAGCCTAAAGTAATATTTTTCACTTTTATAAATGATGCATCTCTATAATAACCCATTTTTTGACCTTGATCATTTCCTGCAGTGTTCCAGTAAGCACCTTCATTTCTTGGCATTGGGTAAGAATTAGAATTTTGGGGTTGTATACCAGCTCCATTAACGGGAATGTACCAGTCAGCAATGTCTAATCTTTGTCTACCTCTGTCTTGCATATCTGTAAAGTTTTCATGGAATTGGCTGTAGGCTAATACACCTTGATTTGTAAAAGCTGAAATCGATAAGTCAAAGTTTTTTATCCTCAAAGAAGTGTTAAAAGTTCCTACCCAATCCGGATCAGAATCACCAATTATAGTTCTGTCATTTTTAGCATCAATTTTACCGTCATTATTAAGGTCTTTTACTTTTGCTTGACCTGGAGTTTGTCCATAAGTTAATGCAAGAGCGCGCTCACTTTCTTGCCAAATGCCATCAAATACATAGTTATAATATGAATTTAAACTATGGCCAATATGTAAATTATTACCAATATCACTAACCTCACTTTGATTATAGATAGATTCTAGTTTGTTTTTATTTTTAGTGAAACTTACAGTGGCATCCCATGAAATATTTTCTTTTTGAATAATTTTTGTTGTTAACAAAACTTCGACACCTTTGTTGCTAACTGAACCAACGTTTGAATAAGTTACTCCCCAGCCTGTTTCTAATGGTAGTTTTTGTTGGAATATTAATTTTTCTGATAAACGGTCATAAACATCAATAGATCCTG contains:
- a CDS encoding RagB/SusD family nutrient uptake outer membrane protein, which translates into the protein MKKILLYGLSLVSLFSCSEFIEEENLSFVNADEYYRTASGYNALVNANYAQLKEIYGNDAYVFEAGTDLCAVGSGRGTEPEGLSRYTQLNPSSDGGIQELYASCYKAIQTANMAIHYSTITEQNSDVAKLVGEVKYLRANAYFLLVQTFGGVGIVTEYFTSPQLSFDRNSAQEVYNLIINDLTDALNNVGTGTFNGHVNKRAVQHLLAKVYLTRAYESFGSATDFATAASYADDAIAGQGLTIPFATLWAPPTGNEIINAETLFSVQYSPASASTSPTQLGHKQANWYSSYLGGPEVATSAGWRSYNLLPTQFALSLYTQEDQRFRATFMVEVLWRYYGHFDGNNPTGKTRHYYAPQWATPADITSYIASHPGVQVHQWGTYGAGVVSSDYQTIPTKKFDDPKAPYATNAKVSTRDIILSRLGETYLIAAEAYLNTNPTVGLQRLNAVRARAGITTPLTTYDIDTVLDERARELFGEYHRWFDLKRTNKLVERASLHNYLINAANFNGANGVLKILRPIPQSAIDLNKNKNFPQNPAYL
- a CDS encoding DUF4861 domain-containing protein, with product MKYYNCLLFLSIYFTSCGQSQKTTSRNSSNNSTLAEISVKEGGKWEGRKYIGGTFKNVEKLKLAKEHTDHSFDIRYEGPGWESNKIGYRLYLDWRNAIDIFGKKTNKIILPQVGQDGFDSYHQMSDWGQDILKAGKGIGIGSIDRFYNKERQHFYVVDSTIASVQNSTNTSTVKINYHGWKTADDIIDLRSELTIEKDQRHTKHSFQSSKKINGICTGIVKQKNTEILKGISKNKKWAYIATYGQQSLIPDKLGMAIFYEMNTVENEVETELDHLLVFKPSTNLVDFYFTAAWEQEVNGINSKEDFKKYLDEKLTLLNTKNKI